A single window of Aythya fuligula isolate bAytFul2 chromosome Z, bAytFul2.pri, whole genome shotgun sequence DNA harbors:
- the MED18 gene encoding mediator of RNA polymerase II transcription subunit 18, which yields MEAPPVTMMPVTGGTINMMEYLLQGSVLDQSLESLLHRLRGLCDNMEPETFLDHEMVFLLKGQQASPFVLRARRSIDKSGMPWHLRYLGQPEIGDKNRHALVRNCVDIATSDNLTDFLVEMGFRMDHEFVAKGHVFRKGIMKIMVYKIFRILMPGNTDNIEPLSLSYLVELNVVAPAGQDVVSDDMRNFAEQLKPLVHLEKIDPKRLM from the exons ATGGAGGCGCCCCCCGTTACCATGATGCCCGTGACGGGCGGCACCATCAACATGATGGAGTACCTGCTGCAGG GCAGCGTCCTGGACCAGAGCCTGGAGAGCCTGCTGCACCGCCTGCGCGGCTTGTGCGACAACATGGAGCCCGAGACCTTCCTGGACCACGAGATGGTGTTCCTGCTGAAGGGGCAGCAGGCCAGCCCCTTCGTGCTGCGGGCGCGGCGCTCCATCGACAAGAGCGGCATGCCCTGGCACCTGCGCTACCTGGGCCAGCCGGAGATCGGGGACAAGAACCGGCACGCGCTGGTGCGCAACTGCGTGGACATCGCCACGTCGGACAACCTGACGGACTTCCTGGTGGAGATGGGCTTCCGCATGGACCACGAGTTTGTGGCCAAGGGGCACGTCTTCCGCAAGGGCATCATGAAGATCATGGTCTACAAGATCTTCCGCATCCTGATGCCGGGCAACACGGATAACATTGAGCCGCTCTCCCTCTCCTACCTTGTGGAGCTTAACGTGGTGGCTCCAGCCGGACAGGATGTGGTCTCCGATGACATGAGGAACTTTGCAGAGCAGCTAAAGCCTTTGGTGCATCTGGAGAAAATTGACCCTAAAAGGTTAATGTGA